A window of the Chthoniobacterales bacterium genome harbors these coding sequences:
- a CDS encoding DUF883 domain-containing protein, protein MPWRSCQCPHHLRRSHRNERNNMSEQETKEAAEKFKRGKTHAAEAAQEFKEAASAKLNDLRDTLNQRADEYRERANRVWSDTTGRACTLTEDGEDYIRENPLQAVGIALAAGFVLGLILRR, encoded by the coding sequence ATGCCGTGGCGCTCTTGCCAGTGTCCGCACCATCTGCGAAGATCGCATCGAAACGAAAGGAACAACATGAGCGAACAAGAAACAAAAGAGGCCGCGGAAAAATTCAAGCGCGGAAAAACGCACGCCGCCGAAGCGGCCCAAGAATTCAAGGAAGCCGCGTCGGCCAAACTCAACGATTTGCGCGACACGCTGAATCAGCGCGCCGACGAATACCGGGAGCGGGCCAACCGCGTGTGGTCGGACACGACCGGACGCGCATGCACGCTGACCGAGGACGGCGAGGACTACATCCGCGAAAATCCGCTGCAGGCTGTCGGGATCGCGCTGGCTGCGGGATTTGTCCTGGGCTTGATCCTGCGCCGCTAA
- a CDS encoding PilT/PilU family type 4a pilus ATPase, whose amino-acid sequence MSESPQVAAVEVVSEQPESVHVLGHVDQYLSIGKESGASDIHLSVNMPPTWRRFGTLEPIWLQADKLSAADTERLAMGFLNDQQKKLLAERGDVDFAYSNAEGRYRTSVVRQRLGYDLVFRIIQTTVRTMDELGLPPQLKMLTQYQNGLVLVTGSVGSGKSTTLAALVEEVNRTRHEHIITLEDPIEYLFTPQGCQVNQREVHTHTESFGAALRGALREDPDVIMVGEMRDLETISLAITASETGHLVLGTLHTGNAARTLDRVLDVFPVDQREQIRIMVSESLRGIISQQLVPRADGTGRALAIEILMNTPAVANVIREAKTFMLPGIIQTGKKLGMKLMDDSLADLFRAGMISADEAVSRAEQKPLMKQVCGLL is encoded by the coding sequence GTGTCCGAGTCGCCACAAGTCGCAGCCGTCGAAGTCGTTTCCGAACAACCGGAATCGGTGCACGTTCTCGGCCACGTCGATCAATATTTGTCGATCGGCAAAGAATCGGGCGCTTCGGACATCCATCTCAGCGTCAACATGCCGCCGACTTGGCGGCGCTTCGGGACGCTCGAACCGATCTGGCTGCAGGCGGACAAACTCTCGGCTGCCGATACCGAGCGGCTGGCCATGGGCTTCCTCAACGACCAGCAAAAGAAACTGCTCGCCGAGCGCGGCGACGTCGATTTCGCCTACTCCAACGCCGAGGGCCGCTACCGCACGAGCGTCGTCCGTCAGAGACTCGGTTACGATCTCGTCTTCCGCATCATCCAGACCACGGTGCGCACGATGGACGAACTCGGACTGCCCCCGCAGCTCAAAATGCTCACGCAATACCAGAACGGTCTCGTGCTGGTCACCGGGTCGGTCGGCAGCGGCAAAAGCACCACGCTGGCGGCACTGGTCGAAGAGGTCAACCGCACGCGGCACGAGCATATCATCACGTTGGAAGATCCGATCGAATACCTTTTCACGCCGCAGGGCTGCCAAGTTAACCAGCGCGAGGTCCACACCCACACCGAGTCGTTCGGCGCCGCGCTGCGCGGCGCGCTGCGCGAGGATCCCGACGTGATCATGGTCGGTGAAATGCGCGATCTCGAGACCATCTCGCTCGCCATCACCGCCTCGGAAACCGGGCATCTTGTGCTCGGAACTTTGCACACGGGCAACGCCGCGCGCACGCTCGACCGTGTGCTCGACGTTTTCCCGGTGGATCAGCGCGAGCAGATCCGCATCATGGTAAGCGAGTCGCTGCGCGGCATCATTTCGCAGCAGCTGGTGCCGCGAGCCGACGGGACGGGGCGGGCTTTGGCCATCGAGATCCTGATGAACACGCCGGCCGTGGCCAACGTGATCCGCGAGGCCAAGACCTTCATGCTTCCGGGCATCATCCAAACCGGAAAAAAACTCGGGATGAAACTCATGGACGACTCGTTGGCGGACCTTTTCCGGGCCGGGATGATTTCGGCCGACGAGGCGGTTTCCCGCGCCGAGCAAAAGCCGCTGATGAAGCAGGTTTGCGGACTCCTCTGA